The following are encoded in a window of Lates calcarifer isolate ASB-BC8 linkage group LG20, TLL_Latcal_v3, whole genome shotgun sequence genomic DNA:
- the mtmr2 gene encoding myotubularin-related protein 2 — MEKSGSIDSLGSKRSSSRQPSVDSLSSTSTSRSDRSAQAKPPSAMSSDSVSTSAEFSPELRVKPKASAKMVLRDSDKEEPQLIPNETVQDMAQDVTYFCPFTGALRGTVMITNYRLFFKSMDREPAFVLDLPLGVVSRVEKIGSASSRGDVSYGLVCKDMRNLRFSHKQMEDTLRKSIFEVLIKFAFPVSNGLQIFAFEYGQVFPENGWKVYDAVSEYKRQGIPNESWRITKINDHYEMCDTYPSTLAVPVNIPDEELKRVAAFRAKGRIPVLSWIHPESQATVTRCSQPMVGVNGKRSKEDEKYLQSIMDVNAQSHKLFIFDARPSVNAAANKMKGGGYESEDAYQNAELVFLDIHNIHVMRESLRKLKDVVYPNIEDSHWLSNLESTHWLEHIKLILAGALRIADKVESGKTSVVVHCSDGWDRTAQLTSLAMLMLDGYYRTIRGFEVLLEKEWLSFGHRFQLRIGHGDKNHTDADRSPVFIQFIDCVWQLTRQFPAAFEFNEYFLVTILDHLYSCLFGTFLCNSEQQRLKEEIPKRTVSLWSYINSQLEEFTNPLYVNYSNHVLFPVVSLRHLELWVGYYIRWNPRMRPQEPVHQRYKELLAKRAELQKRVDELQREVTNRSASSSSERAGSPTRSITPVQTFV; from the exons ATGGAGAAGAGCGGGAGCATCGACAGTTTGGGCTCGAAGCGCTCCTCTTCCCGACAGCCAAGTGTTGATTCATTGTCCAG TACGTCCACCTCTCGCTCTGACCGGTCTGCCCAGGCCAAGCCGCCCTCTGCAATGTCCTCTGACTCAGTGTCCACCTCTGCAGAGTTTTCCCCAGAGCTCAGG GTCAAACCCAAAGCTTCTGCCAAG ATGGTGCTTAGAGATTCAGACAAAGAAGAACCACAGTTAATTCCAAATGAAACTGTGCAAGACATGG CCCAAGATGTCACCTACTTCTGTCCTTTCACTGGGGCACTGAGGGGAACAGTGATGATTACAAACTACAGACTATTCTTCAAAAGCATGGACAGG GAGCCAGCATTTGTGCTGGACCTTCCCCTTGGGGTGGTGAGTCGTGTGGAAAAGATTGGAAGTGCATCAAGCCGTGGTGATGTATCCTATGGGCTGGTTTGCAAG GATATGCGTAATCTACgattttcacacaaacagatggaggacACACTCAGGAAGTCCATTTTCGAAGTGCTGATAAAATTTGCGTTTCCTGTTTCCAACGGGCTG CAAATCTTTGCCTTTGAATATGGGCAAGTCTTTCCTGAAAATGGATGGAAGGTGTATGACGCTGTCTCAGAGTACAAAAGACAG GGTATACCCAATGAAAGCTGGAggataacaaaaataaatgatcacTATGAGATGTGTGACACCTACCCATCAACTCTGGCAGTGCCTGTCAACATACCAGACGAAGAGCTGAAGAGGGTAGCGGCCTTCCGAGCAAAGGGCAGGATACCT GTTTTGTCATGGATCCATCCAGAGAGCCAGGCGACAGTGACGCGCTGCAGTCAGCCCATGGTGGGGGTAAACGGGAAGCGCAGCAAAGAGGATGAGAAATACCTCCAATCCATCATGGACGTTAATGCTCAGTCCCACAAACTCTTCATTTTTGATGCCAGGCCCAGCGTCAACGCTGCAGCGAACAAG ATGAAAGGGGGTGGATATGAAAGTGAGGATGCTTATCAAAATGCAGAGCTGGTGTTCTTGGATATTCACAATATCCACGTGATGCGGGAGTCACTCCGCAAGCTTAAGGATGTGGTCTACCCCAACATCGAGGACTCCCACTGGCTTTCCAATCTGGAGTCCACTCACTGGCTTGAGCATATCAAG ctcATCCTGGCGGGAGCGCTGCGGATTGCTGACAAGGTGGAGTCTGGGAAAACATCAGTGGTGGTTCACTGTAGTGACGGTTGGGACCGCACGGCCCAGCTCACCTCCTTGGCCATGCTCATGCTGGACGGTTACTACCGCACCATTCGCGGCTTCGAGGTGCTGCTCGAGAAAGAGTGGCTGAGCTTCGGCCACCGCTTCCAGCTG CGAATCGGTCATGGTGATAAAAACCACACCGACGCAGACCGTTCacctgtttttattcagttcaTTGACTGTGTCTGGCAGCTGACTCGTCAG TTTCCTGCAGCCTTTGAGTTTAATGAATACTTCCTGGTAACCATCCTGGACCACCTGTACAGCTGCCTGTTTGGGACATTCTTGTGTAACAGCGAACAGCAGAGGTTGAAAGAA GAGATTCCCAAGAGGACAGTATCGTTGTGGTCTTAtattaacagccagctggaggagTTTACCAATCCTCTGTATGTGAACTACTCCAACCATGTGCTGTTCCCTGTAGTCAGCCTACGCCACCTGGAGCTTTGGGTTGGCTACTACATCCGCTGGAACCCTCGCATGAGACCTCAG GAACCTGTTCATCAGCGGTACAAGGAGCTGTTGGCGAAGCGAGCGGAGCTGCAGAAGAGAGTGGATGAGCTACAGCGAGAGGTGACCAATCGCtcagcttcctcttcctctgagcGGGCAGGCTCCCCCACACGGTCCATTACCCCAGTGCAGACTTTTGTTTGA
- the si:dkey-125i10.3 gene encoding fibrous sheath CABYR-binding protein: protein MSKDVDRSQVFKTTRVRTALKNDGSWIHKSTQEKEKQDKARMDHAVETKPAQVRQKSYVLSTAKIFESVDSPVSPPLKTTQLASSEGDSANQTNGEVTPPQKGPEPEGSTVETADNTKPWAPTENPIQNGEAQPEKTVASTAAENKGEHANTTAEQSHIEHSEAKVFAGDHVEDPVAETSAVAGTGESKDLAEVSAVVAVKPKPEEEPPIETQPANALIWRMHLEDAGVDSTGQPADEIYEAVPVVVVESVQMPDSNDVIHSTPGEEASLQNSVELVPDLLVEAESKSQCDTETSKEGSCERCPPEQSAEETIEAVGEVVVESSPEAPVVNNATPGEEAALQGPVETIVHAVSELPAQSAAKTMVESEEPGLQSAAPAEPILKTRAEEVVECEVQPVNNAAVEQSAEPAHENAADRGMELNIEDALEPVPASEAGAVQEKLSGRAIELTDALDVEPPTTEAAPESVEDPKQSHSEESKLNQSDDTNTTEIFQKPKEEVRSTYTLKVTREVESRAVCSFCDQVIDGNVKITLSEPPVTCHPDCLKCGVCALVLGDMLNPIFLHDQVIHCGCCFEIAHKI, encoded by the exons ATGTCAAAAG atgTTGACAGAAGCCAGGTGTTTAAAACCACCAGGGTGCGGACTGCACTGAAGAACGATGGCAGCTGGATCCACAAATCTacacaggaaaaagagaagCAAGACAAAGCACG GATGGACCACGCTGTGGAGACCAAACCTGCTCAAGTCAGGCAGAAGTCATACGTCCTGTCCACGGCCAAGATATTTGA ATCAGTAGATTCTCCAGTGAGTCCTCCTCTGAAAACGACACAGCTTGCTTCATCTGAAGG TGATTCAGCTAATCAGACAAATGGTGAAGTTACTCCTCCCCAAAAAGGTCCAGAGCCTGAGGGGTCAACGGTGGAGACTGCAGACAATACAAA GCCCTGGGCACCCACAGAAAACCCCATCCAAAATGGTGAGGCACAACCAGAAAAAACTGTCGCCAGcacagctgcagaaaacaaGGGAGAACATGCCAATACAACAGCTGAACAGTCACACATAGAACACAGTGAAGCCAAGGTCTTTGCAGGTGATCACGTGGAAGATCCTGTAGCAGAAACCTCTGCCGTGGCTGGTACAGGGGAGAGCAAAGACCTTGCTGAagtttctgctgttgttgcagTTAAACCGAAGCCTGAAGAGGAACCTCCAATTGAAACACAGCCAGCAAATGCACTCATTTGGAGGATGCATTTGGAGGATGCTGGGGTAGACTCAACTGGACAACCTGCAGATGAAATTTATGAAGCCGTACCTGTGGTTGTGGTGGAGTCAGTACAAATGCCTGATTCGAATGATGTGATTCATTCAACGCCAGGAGAAGAGGCCTCTCTCCAAAACAGTGTGGAATTAGTCCCTGACTTATTGGTAGAGGCAGAATCCAAATCACAATGTGATACTGAAACTTCTAAAGAGGGGAGTTGTGAGAGATGCCCTCCAGAGCAAAGTGCAGAAGAAACTATTGAAGCTGTAGGTGAGGTTGTGGTGGAGTCATCACCTGAGGCCCCTGTTGTAAATAATGCAACACCAGGAGAAGAGGCTGCTCTACAAGGCCCTGTGGAAACAATTGTACATGCTGTATCTGAACTGCCTGCTCAATCTGCTGCCAAAACTATGGTCGAGTCTGAAGAGCCTGGACTTCAGTCTGCAGCTCCAGCAGAACCGATTTTGAAGACCAGAGCTGAAGAGGTAGTTGAGTGTGAAGTCCAGCCTGTTAACAATGCTGCTGTCGAGCAAAGTGCTGAGCCAGCACATGAGAACGCAGCAGATCGTGGGATGGAGCTGAACATCGAGGATGCTCTTGAACCTGTGCCCGCTTCAGAAGCTGGAGCGGTTCAGGAAAAGTTATCAGGCAGAGCCATTGAACTGACTGATGCATTAGATGTGGAGCCACCCACAACTGAAGCTGCTCCTGAGTCTGTGGAAGATCCAAAGCAATCCCACTCAGAGGAGTCAAAACTGAACCAGTCTGATGACACCAACAC CACTGAAATCTTTCAAAAGCCCAAGGAGGAAGTACGAAGTACATACACTCTGAAAGTGACCAG AGAGGTAGAGAGCAGGGCTGTTTGTTCATTCTGTGACCAAGTAATTGATGGAAACGTCAAAATCACACTCAGCGAACCTCCAGTGACCTGCCACCCCGACTGTCTGAAG tgtggtgtgtgtgcccTGGTCCTGGGAGATATGCTCAACCCCATATTCCTGCATGACCAAGTGATCCACTGTGGGTGCTGCTTTGAAATAGCTCACAAGATCTGA
- the cwc15 gene encoding protein CWC15 homolog: MTTAARPTFEPARGGRGKGEGDLSALSKQYSSRDLPGHTKIKYRQPTQDAPEEVRARDFRRELEERERVAVREKTRERGPREHTTSSSSSSSSSKRPRLDQIPAANLDADDPLTDDDEDEDSEEDSDDDDTAALLAELEKIKKERAEEQERKEREQKAEEERIRMENILSGNPLINLAGQQQQQQQQQQMNQSQTTFRVKRRWDDDVVFKNCAKGVDEARKEKRFVNDTLRSEFHKKFMEKYVK, encoded by the exons ATGACTACAGCTGCAAGACCAACGTTTGAGCCGgcgagaggagggagaggtaAAGGTGAAGGTGATTTGAGTGCTTTGTCTAAGCAGTATTCCAGCCGAGATCTTCCAGGTCACACCAAGATCAAGTACAG GCAACCTACTCAGGATGCCCCTGAGGAGGTGCGTGCCCGTGACTTCcgcagagagctggaggagagggagcgtGTCGCTGTACGTGAAAAGACCAGAGAGAGGGGACCAAGAG AGCAcaccacatcatcatcatcttcatcgtCATCTTCAAAGAGGCCCAGACTGGATCAGATCCCAGCAGCCAACCTTGATGCGGACGACCCTCTCACTGAT gatgatgaggatgaggactCTGAGGAGGACAGCGATGATGATGACACCGCAGCTCTTCTGGCAGAACTGGAGAAGATCAAGAAGGAGCGGGCTGAAGAGCAAGAACGCAAA GAGCGTGAGcaaaaggcagaggaggagaggattcGCATGGAGAATATCTTGAGTGGCAATCCATTGATTAACCTGGCagggcaacaacaacaacaacaacaacaacaacagatgaACCAGAGTCAGACTACATTCAGAGTCAAGAGAAG GTGGGATGATGATGTTGTGTTCAAAAACTGCGCCAAAGGAGTGGATGAGGCACGGAAAGAGAAACGCTTCGTCAACGATACGCTGCGCTCTGAGTTCCACAAGAAATTTATGGAGAAATATGTAAAGTAA
- the plp1b gene encoding proteolipid protein 1b isoform X1 gives MFPVRQPWLCKALGCYDCCIRCIGAVPYPSLVATLLCYAGMGLFCGCGHEALAQTAVLVETYFARNVQDYEIMASFIKYFQYVIYGLASFFFLYGILLLAEGFYTTSAVKQTFGEFRSTQCGRCLSLTFIIVTYILAFIWLAVFAFSAIPVFFLFNMEQTCHNINILAETTPSINQHGWICMDARQYGLLPWNAMPGKACGMTLASICKTSEFYVTYDLYIAAFAGAGVTLLALFLYLVATTYNYAVLRFLGRKGIR, from the exons ATGTTTCCGGTCAGGCAGCCTTGGCTTTGCAAAGCCTTAG GTTGTTATGATTGCTGTATCCGGTGCATTGGGGCAGTGCCCTACCCATCCCTGGTGGCCACCTTACTGTGCTATGCTGGCATGGGATTATTTTGCGGCTGTGGGCACGAAGCGTTGGCCCAGACCGCAGTCCTCGTCGAGACTTACTTCGCCCGCAACGTTCAGGACTATGAGATCATGGCTTCCTT TATCAAATACTTCCAGTATGTGATCTATGGCCTGGcatcatttttcttcctctacgGTATCCTGCTGCTGGCTGAGGGTTTCTACACCACAAGCGCCGTCAAGCAGACCTTTGGTGAATTCAGGAGCACCCAATGTGGCCGCTGCCTCAGCCTGACG TTTATCATAGTGACGTACATCTTGGCCTTCATCTGGCTGGCGGTGTTTGCCTTCTCTGCTATCCCGGTCTTCTTCTTGTTCAACATGGAGCAGACCTGCCACAACATCAACATTCTGGCCGAAACAACCCCCAGCATTAATCAGCACGGCTGGATTTGCATGGACGCCAGGCAGTATG GTCTGCTTCCTTGGAATGCAATGCCAGGCAAGGCTTGTGGAATGACCTTGGCATCTATTTGCAAAACCAGTGAA TTCTACGTCACCTATGACTTGTACATAGCTGCATTTGCTGGTGCCGGAGTCACTCTCTTAGCACTG tttCTGTATCTGGTTGCCACCACCTACAACTACGCAGTCTTGAGGTTTCTGGGCAGGAAAGGCATCCGCTAA
- the si:rp71-1d10.8 gene encoding uncharacterized protein si:rp71-1d10.8 translates to MPSRNHLDKVGRKKKKKWTEEAMERALIEVKSGRCTVRQAAKEFGVPKSSLGDRVSGRVTPGSRSGPAQLITSADEELLVEFSLYMSKHGFPLTKQQLVSFASSIYKRQHRRVAFSKLGQTWWLNFRKRQEKNITIQPADNVVRGRTVCVRKEAVDQFFHLLSTVIDAHGLRDKPHQIFNCNETGFQLGRKRVILPKPASLGYKPMPGSRDHISVLACFSAAGEDIPPFIIYSKAYPGGVCYKTQGPPHALYGWSDSGCVNSDLFKKWFLKHFLVHAPKERPLLLIFDGHKSPVNLEVVEAARKEDVILLCLPPHCSHILQPLDAGLFVLLRQRFAALIGDGCATDTHFAISKKEFSGVFKGTYYVAKEEEGVRVVKEGFRKCGIYPLNHFVINEGHLMPSHSMGPAADPSLSASTPGVHTVGDLTAAGPSL, encoded by the coding sequence ATGCCATCGAGAAATCATCTTGACAAAGttgggaggaagaagaagaagaaatggacAGAGGAGGCCATGGAGCGTGCACTAATCGAGGTGAAGTCAGGGAGGTGCACAGTGAGACAGGCTGCCAAAGAGTTTGGAGTCCCTAAATCTTCACTGGGGGACAGAGTCAGCGGAAGGGTGACACCAGGGAGTCGCAGCGGGCCAGCTCAGCTTATAACATCTGCCGATGAGGAGCTGTTAGTGGAGTTCTCCTTATACATGTCCAAGCATGGATTCCCACTTACCAAGCAGCAGCTGGTGTCCTTTGCCTCATCCATTTATAAGCGGCAGCATCGGAGGGTGGCATTTTCCAAGCTGGGCCAGACCTGGTGGCTCAATTTTAGAAAACGGCAAGAAAAGAATATTACCATTCAGCCAGCAGACAATGTTGTCCGTGGGAGGACAGTATGTGTGAGGAAGGAAGCAGTGGAtcagttttttcatttgctgAGCACGGTCATCGACGCTCATGGTCTCAGAGACAAGCCTCACCAAATCTTCAACTGCAATGAGACAGGCTTTCAGCTGGGCAGGAAGAGGGTGATTCTCCCCAAACCTGCCAGTCTGGGCTACAAGCCAATGCCAGGCTCGAGGGACCACATCTCTGTCCTGGCTTGCTTTAGCGCAGCTGGAGAGGACATTCCTCCATTTATTATCTACTCAAAGGCCTATCCAGGGGGAGTATGTTACAAGACACAAGGGCCACCACATGCCCTCTACGGATGGTCAGATTCTGGGTGTGTCAACTCTGACCTCTTTAAGAAATGGTTCCTCAAACATTTTCTTGTGCACGCACCCAAGGAGCGtccactgctgctgattttCGATGGCCACAAGTCACCTGTGAAcctggaggtggtggaggcagCTCGTAAGGAGGACGTCATCCTTCTGTGCCTTCCTCCTCATTGCTCCCACATCCTGCAGCCGCTCGACGCCGGTCTCTTTGTGCTCCTGAGGCAGCGTTTCGCTGCGCTCATTGGTGATGGCTGTGCCACAGATACGCACTTTGCAATAAGCAAGAAGGAGTTCTCTGGTGTATTTAAAGGGACGTACTATGTAgcaaaggaagaggagggtgtCAGGGTTGTCAAGGAAGGCTTTAGGAAATGTGGCATCTATCCGCTGAACCACTTTGTCATTAACGAGGGTCATTTAATGCCATCGCACAGCATGGGCCCAGCAGCTGATCCATCCCTGTCCGCATCAACGCCAGGAGTGCACACCGTAGGAGACCTCACAGCTGCTGGACCCTCCTTGTAG
- the plp1b gene encoding proteolipid protein 1b isoform X2, protein MGCYDCCIRCIGAVPYPSLVATLLCYAGMGLFCGCGHEALAQTAVLVETYFARNVQDYEIMASFIKYFQYVIYGLASFFFLYGILLLAEGFYTTSAVKQTFGEFRSTQCGRCLSLTFIIVTYILAFIWLAVFAFSAIPVFFLFNMEQTCHNINILAETTPSINQHGWICMDARQYGLLPWNAMPGKACGMTLASICKTSEFYVTYDLYIAAFAGAGVTLLALFLYLVATTYNYAVLRFLGRKGIR, encoded by the exons ATGG GTTGTTATGATTGCTGTATCCGGTGCATTGGGGCAGTGCCCTACCCATCCCTGGTGGCCACCTTACTGTGCTATGCTGGCATGGGATTATTTTGCGGCTGTGGGCACGAAGCGTTGGCCCAGACCGCAGTCCTCGTCGAGACTTACTTCGCCCGCAACGTTCAGGACTATGAGATCATGGCTTCCTT TATCAAATACTTCCAGTATGTGATCTATGGCCTGGcatcatttttcttcctctacgGTATCCTGCTGCTGGCTGAGGGTTTCTACACCACAAGCGCCGTCAAGCAGACCTTTGGTGAATTCAGGAGCACCCAATGTGGCCGCTGCCTCAGCCTGACG TTTATCATAGTGACGTACATCTTGGCCTTCATCTGGCTGGCGGTGTTTGCCTTCTCTGCTATCCCGGTCTTCTTCTTGTTCAACATGGAGCAGACCTGCCACAACATCAACATTCTGGCCGAAACAACCCCCAGCATTAATCAGCACGGCTGGATTTGCATGGACGCCAGGCAGTATG GTCTGCTTCCTTGGAATGCAATGCCAGGCAAGGCTTGTGGAATGACCTTGGCATCTATTTGCAAAACCAGTGAA TTCTACGTCACCTATGACTTGTACATAGCTGCATTTGCTGGTGCCGGAGTCACTCTCTTAGCACTG tttCTGTATCTGGTTGCCACCACCTACAACTACGCAGTCTTGAGGTTTCTGGGCAGGAAAGGCATCCGCTAA